The sequence TGATAAAAATCTTATCTTTAACAAGTTGTTTGAGGAAAACTCGGGGTTCTCTGGGCTGAAAGTCATATCCATATTTGGCAAGGGTGGGCTTGGTAAAACAACCCTTGCCCAGTCGGTATATAACGATCCCAACGTTCAATTGCATTTTGGTACTAAGATCTGGGTCTCTGTTCCTAACACCCCGGTTTATCTTCGAATCATTGTCGTCAAAATTCTGGAGGCGTTATCAATTTCTGATTTCGGCGGTGATCTTCGTGGTTCTGATATTGCTCAACTTTTGAGTGTCTTGAGCAAATGTATGAAACAAAGAAAATTCTTAATAGTCCTGGATGATGTTTGGGATGAAAACTTCGAGAAATGGGACAGTCTCAAGCAATCACTTCAAAGTGGCGCTCCAGGAAGTAGCATCATGATCGTCACACACAACAAAGGTTGTGCCTACTTAATGAGCACCACAACTCTACACGAGCTAAAGCCTCTGTCCAAAGACTGCGCTTGGGAACTGTTTCGGCGTACAGCTTTCCCGGACCCAGATGATGATGCTGCATTAAAACCGTTTGATGATATCGGCAGGGAGGTGTCACTGTACTGCACCGGCGTCCCTCTCGCGCTGACATGTCTCGGAGGGCTGATGCGTACCAAAACAACCACGCAGGAATGGGTAGATGTCGTGGACAGCGATACGTGGGAGCTACTGGAGATGCAGCCATTTCTACCGGCTCTGTGCTTCAGCTACTACGCTTTGCCACCTCATCTAAAACTCTGCCTCGCTTACACTGTAACCTTCCCAAAAGCTCACCTCATTGACAAGGAGATGCTCGTAAGGATGTGGATGGCGGAAGGTTTCCTCGGCTCATCCTTAACCAAAGATTGGGAGCCAGAACTTCTGGGCGACCAGTTCGTTAAGGAGTTAACGATGCGCTCGCTCTTCACAGCTTGCGGAAAGGGTAAAAACGGTTCCATAACTCACCTCAAGATGCATGACCtgctgcacgacttgctcatatcAATGTGCGGGGACTCCGTCGCGCAAGTCAACTGCTCATCCCTCGAGAGTAGCAAGGCTCGCCATGTATCAGTAATCTATAGCAATCTGGATTCCATCGGCGTCTCTATAGGCAGAAAGGCGAAACATGTGTCAACCCTGAAATTCTTTGAATGCACGGCGGCTTCCAGGAAAATCTCCCCAAACATGTTTCAACAGATGAGACATCTCAGGGTACTGGATTT comes from Papaver somniferum cultivar HN1 unplaced genomic scaffold, ASM357369v1 unplaced-scaffold_158, whole genome shotgun sequence and encodes:
- the LOC113337156 gene encoding putative disease resistance protein RGA3; translated protein: MIYSLFLSLTDKLNQIDQKLSSSGKIIPSRKKEIKKLIELLNKFNPYLLDAEEKQFVDEELSEFLGIIKHVAYEARDLSDDILHQQQQDNDKRGKVLDSFSNFFPDLNWGVKLRLLIKKLGKLEKQIPVFELNETPVNCETIHGHRLDEFCRGHEEKEYYCIGRESDKNLIFNKLFEENSGFSGLKVISIFGKGGLGKTTLAQSVYNDPNVQLHFGTKIWVSVPNTPVYLRIIVVKILEALSISDFGGDLRGSDIAQLLSVLSKCMKQRKFLIVLDDVWDENFEKWDSLKQSLQSGAPGSSIMIVTHNKGCAYLMSTTTLHELKPLSKDCAWELFRRTAFPDPDDDAALKPFDDIGREVSLYCTGVPLALTCLGGLMRTKTTTQEWVDVVDSDTWELLEMQPFLPALCFSYYALPPHLKLCLAYTVTFPKAHLIDKEMLVRMWMAEGFLGSSLTKDWEPELLGDQFVKELTMRSLFTACGKGKNGSITHLKMHDLLHDLLISMCGDSVAQVNCSSLESSKARHVSVIYSNLDSIGVSIGRKAKHVSTLKFFECTAASRKISPNMFQQMRHLRVLDLSYLRLEEIPSQVGGLRLLRYLGLSHAKLSRLPEKLCNLRELQTLILSGCEELVELPSRLGELCSLRHLDIDNTPKLRSLPPGIQRLLASLPRLSKFPDSLLSERPHELKGYMKTSFQSSKIR